The DNA window GCCTTCCTCGGGTTCACGAGGACCCGCGACAGCCGCATCATCGGTTCCGGCGTCATCGAGTACAAGCGCGTCGTCAACGCCAGTGCGTTCGCGTTCGGCATCCTCGCGATCGCGTTCCTCATCGCGAAGGTCGACATCGCGCGCGGCTACTTCGTCCTCGCCCTGCCGGCCGGAACCCTCGCCCTCCTCGCCTCCCGATGGATGTGGCGCCGGTGGCTGCTCAGCCGTCGCCGCGTCGGGGAGTACACGGCACGGACGGTCGTCGTCGGCCGCCGTGACGACGTCGACTACGTCCTCCAGCAGGTCGCCAAGCAGCACAGCATGAGCTACACCGTCGTCGGCGCGGCCATCACCGACGAGGAGACCGCCGAGCCGTTCTCGAGCCGAGGCCGGTCCGTCCCCGTCATCGCCCACGTCGACGGCGTCGCCCAGGCCGCAGCGAACCTCACCGCCGACGCCGTCATCATCGCCGGGCCCGTCGACGGCGGCAGCGACTACATCCGCCGACTCGGCTGGGACCTCGAGGGGACGGCGACCGAGCTCGTCCTCGCCGCGCGCCTCACCGACGTCGCGGGGCCGCGCATCCACTTCCGTCCCGTCGAGGAGCTGCCGCTCATCCACGTGGAGATCCCGCAGTTCGAGGGCGGCCACCACATCATGAAGCGCGCCCTCGACGTCGGCCTCACGAGCCTCGGCCTGCTGCTCATCTCCCCCGTGCTGGCCCTCCTCGCGCTCGCGATCAAGCTCGACAGCCCGGGCCCGGTCCTCTTCCGTCAGGAGCGCGTGGGGCGCAACGGTGAGCGGTTCACGATGTTCAAGTTCCGGTCGATGATCACCGACGCCGAAGCCGCGCTGCCCGCCCTGATGGCGCAGAGCGAGGGCAACGGTGTGCTGTTCAAGATGAAGAACGACCCGCGGGTGACGCGGGTGGGTCGCATCCTGCGCAAGTACTCGCTCGACGAGTTCCCACAGCTCTGGAACATCCTCACGGGTGACATGAGCCTCGTGGGCCCGCGCCCGCCGCTCGCGAGCGAGGTGGCCGAGTACGAGAAGGACGTCCACCGTCGCCTCCACATCAAGCCGGGGCTCACCGGCATGTGGCAGGTCTCCGGACGCTCCGACCTGAGCTGGGACGAGAGCGTCCGACTGGACCTCTACTACGTCGAGAACTGGTCGATCACCGGCGACCTCATGATCATGTGGCAGACCGTCAAGGTGGTCCTGAAACCGGTCGGCGCGTACTGATGCGAGGACTTCTGTCGGTGATGCCCCCAAAGCGAGGGGTGTCCCGCAAAAAGAGGACAAAACTCCTATCGGAGGGGACAACACTTCGCTACAGTCGTCACCACTACCGCGAACCGGTGAGCCGCTCGGCACCCGAAACACCCGAACCCGTCGAGACGATTCACCAGGTCAATGACGCCGCTCGCGCGCACGAACCCGATCGTGCTTCGAGATCCGTGACGCTTACCCGAGCGACGCGAGCTTCGACGCCGTCCGCCCCCGAAGGCGGACGAATCCGGTTCAGGTGCGCGAGCCGCGACATCGTCGTCGTGCACCGGTACCCGACCGAGCACCCGATACCCGAACACCGGCGTCCGAGACGCCGGACAGCAGCAGCGGCGCACACCCGAACCCCGTGGGCCGGCAGCGACATCATGAGAGACCCGAACTCAGCCATGAACACCACCCTGCAGTCCGCCGCGCGATCCGCCGCGGCGACCACCCGATGAGGGCCCCGAAGCGCAGGAGCGTCGCCCACGGTCGCCAGGCCGACGGCACGCTCCGGATCGCGATGGTGGGCACCCGTGGTGTCCCCGCCGCCTACGGCGGGTTCGAGACGGCCGTCGAGGAGATCGGCAGCCGACTCGCCGCCCGTGGCCACGACGTCACCGTCTTCTGCCGTCGCACCGCAGCCGACCAGCCGGACGAACACCTGGGGATGCGCCTCGTGCACCTGCCCGCCGTCCGCAAGAAGGTCCTGGAGACGCTCAGCCACACCGCCCTGTCGGTGCTGAACATGGCTGTCACGAGGCGCCACGACGTCGCCTTCGTCTTCAACGCCGCGAACGCCCCCTTCGTCCCGGTCATCCGCGCCAAGGGCGTCCCGACCGCCGTGCACGTGGACGGGCTCGAATGGAAGCGCGCGAAGTGGAGCGGTTCCGGCAAGCGCTACTACCGCTGGGCCGAGGAGCGGTCCGTCCGCACGGCCGACGCGCTCATCGCCGACGCCGCGGGGATCGCCGACTACTACGAGCAGCAGTTCGGCGTCCCGACCGAACTCCTCACCTACGGCGCGAAGATCCTCGAGCAGCCCCGCACCGACCTGCTCGGTTCAGGAGCCGGCGTCGAGGCCGGCGCCTTCCACCTCGTGGTCGCCCGGTTCGAACCGGAGAACCACGTCGACCTGATCGTCGAGGGCTACCTCGCGAGCAGCGCCCGCCACCCCCTCGTCGTCGTGGGCTCGGCACCGTACGGAGCCGAGCACAGCGAGCGCATCGCCACGCTCGCGGCGAGCGACCCGCGCGTGCACCTGCTCGGTGGCGTGTGGGACCAGGAACTCCTCGACCAGCTCTACGCCGGTGCCCTCACCTACGTCCACGGCCACTCCGTCGGCGGGACGAACCCGTCGCTGCTGCGCGCCATGGGGGCCGGCACGGCCGTGATCGGTTTCGACTCCGTGTTCAACCAGGAGGTCGTCGGCGGCTCCGGCACCTTCTTCGCGACGACCGACGAGGTCGCGCGATGCATCGAACGTGCCGAACAGGACGAGGCCGCCACCGCGGCCGTCGGAGCAGCCCTCCAGGCGCGAGCCGCCGAGGTCTACCGCTGGGACGACATCGCCGACGGCTACGAAGCACTCGCCATGCGGCTCGCCGACGGCGCGACGATCCACGGCACCGGACGCTTCGCCCGCCTCCCCATCGACTGGAACCCGAAACCGGTCGTACACACCACACCGACACGCATCACCGAGACCACCGGAGGCTTGGCATGACCCGAATCACTGCCGACACCCGTTCGATCCCCGAGTCCTACGCCGACATCGTCGCCCGCCTCGCCGGCGCCCAGAAGAAGCGTGCGGCGGGAGCTCCCGCCTACTCGATCTACGTGAACCGCAAGGCCGGCCGCTACCTCGCCGCCGGTGCCTACAAGGTGGGGCTCACCCCGAACCTCGTCACGGCCATCAGCGCCGTGTTCACCTTCTCCGGCATCGCGATGCTGTTGCTCCTCCCCCTGGAGTGGTGGTCCGGTGTCGCCGTGTGGCTCGCGCTCGCGATCGGCTACGCCTTCGACTCCGCGGACGGCCAGGTCGCCAGGCTGCGCGGCGGCGGCTCGGCCAGCGGGGAGTGGCTCGACCACGTCGTCGACGCCACGAAGATCTCCACCCTGCACCTCGCCGTGCTCATCACCGCCTACCGCGGCTTCGACCTGCCGAGCCCCGAGCTCCTGCTCATCCCGATCGGCTACTGCATCGTCGGCGCCGTGTCGTTCTTCGCGATGATCCTCAACGACCAGCTCAAGCAGGCCTACGGGTACCCGACCTCGACCGCCGAGGGCAAGAGCACGCCCCTGCGCTCGCTCCTCGTCATCCCAACCGACTACGGCTTCCTCTGCATGATCTTCCTGCTGCTGGGTGCGCCGTACCTCTTCTTCGCCGCCTACACCCTCATGTTCGTCGCGAACGCCGGGCACCTGCTCCTCGCGTCGATCAAGTGGTTCCGCGACATGACGCGACTGGACGCCGCCCGCGTCGACGCGTGACAAGCCCCCGAACAGGCGGCACCCGAAGGTGGACTCTCGCTGGAGACCACCCGTCCCTAGGCTCACAACAGGCTCATCGTGGCGCCGCACATCGCCGTCCGATCGAGGAGAGGAACACCCGACATGCATGAACGAGGCACTGGACGTGTCGGCTACGCCGCCGGAGCATTCGACCTGTTCCACGTCGGTCACCTGAACATCCTCCGGCACGCGAAGAGCGCCTGCGACTACCTCATCGCCGGGGTCGTCTCGGACGAGCTGCTCCGCACCCGCAAGCGCATCGAGCCCATCGTGCCGCTGACGGAGCGACTCGAGATCGTCCGCCACATCGGCTTCGTCGACGAGGCGGTCGAGGAGACCTGGGACGACAAGCTGCAGGCGTGGGACGCGCTGCGCTTCGACATCTTCTTCAAGGGCGACGACTGGCGCGGCACCGCCGAGGGCCTCCGGCTCGAAGCGGAATTCGCGAAGGTGGGTGTCGAGGTCGTCTACTTCCCGTACACGATGAGCACCTCGAGCACCGCACTCCGACGCGCACTCGCCCAACTCGACGAGCAGCGCGAGCTCGACGCGACGCTCGTCCAGGCCTGATTCCTCCGGCACGACCGCCGGTTCCCGCCCCGCAGCTCCACGCTCCCCATCCGCAGCGCATCGAGGTACTGTTGGACGGATCGACACACGGGGCGGTGGACACATGACGAAGGCTCGGCAGGCACTGCTGGCACGCCTCACCGGCTCGCTGCCCGTCCACGGTTCGATCGTCGGTGTCGCCACCGAGGAGCGCACGGTCGTCATGACCTACGGCGACGGCCCGAGCCCCGACGGCACACCTGGCGTGCTCGACGCCCTCGCCGCGGCCGGCGCCACCGCGACCTTCTTCGTCCTCGTCGGACGGGCCAGGAAGCACCCCGAACTGCTCCACCGCATCGTGGCCGAGGGCCATGAACTCGCCCTCCACGGTGACGACCACGTCCGCCTCACCGACTTCCCCGAGGAGGTCGCCTACCGGCGGACCCTCGCCGCGAAGCAGGAGCTGGAGCAGCTGAGCGGGCAGCGCATCGAGTGGTTCCGTCCACCGTACGGCGCGCAGAGCATCGAGACCTGGCAGGCGGTCAAGCGGGCCGGCCTCCAGACGGTGCTGTGGACCGCGACCGCGTGGGACGTCAAGGACGTCGGCGAACACGAGCGCGTCGCCCACGCCGTCCGGCACTGCCACCAGGGGTCGATCCTGCTCGCGCACGACGGCTTCGCCGGCCCTGCCGACGGCGTCGACGACGGCCCGGAGCCAGACGTCGACCGCGGTGCGCTCGCCGAGGAGCTCCTCAGCGGATTCGCCCGCGAGGGGCTCGTGGGACGCTCGCTCGGTGAGGCTCTCCGCGGCGGCAAGGCCGTGCGCCGCGCCCGCTTCACGGAGTAGCGGCACCCGGTCCCTGAGCCTCCCCGGTCCCTGAGCTTGTCGAAGGGCGTCGCCGGGTGCCGCTCAGTCCTTCGCGAAGCGGTCGGTCGCGTCGATGAGCGCCGAGAGGATGCCCGGCTCGTCGAACGCGTGCCCGGCGTCGGGGACGATCGTGAACTCGGCCTCGGGCCAGGCGCGGTGCAGGTCCCAAGCGGTGAAGACCGGGGTGCACATGTCGTAGCGGCCCTGGACGATCACGCCGGGGACGCCGGCGAGCTTGTCGGCGTCGCGGATGAGCTGGCCCGGTTCGAACCAGCCGCGGTTGGTGAAGAAGTGGTTCTCGATGCGCGCGAACGCGACGGCGAACCGCGGGTCCGTGAAGCGGGCGACGGTCTCGGCCTGCGGGAGCAGCGTGATCGTCGAGGACTCCCAGCGCGACCAGGCGACCGCCGCCGGACCGTGCACGGCCGGGTCCTCGTCGAACAGGCGCCGGTGGTAGGCCTCGATGAGCCGACGGCGCTCCTCCACGGGGATCGGTTCGAGGTAGCCCTCCCACAGGTCGGGGAAGACGGCTGCCGCACCGCCCTCGTAGAACCAGTCGAGTTCCTCGTCGCGCAGGGTGAAGATGCCACGGAGGACGAGCTCGGTCACGCGCTTCGTGTGCTTCTGGGCGTACGCGAGCGCGAGGGTGGAGCCCCAGGACCCGCCGAACACCATCCAGCGCTTGATCTTCAGCGCCTTCCGCAGCGTCTCGAGGTCGGCGACGAGGTGCCAGGTGGTGTTGGTGGACAGGTCGGCGGCGGGATCGCTCGCGTGCGGCGTACTGCGGCCGCAGCCGCGCTGGTCGACGAGGACGATCCGGTACCGCTTCGGGTCGAAGAGGCGACGGTGGACGGGACTCGTGCCGCCGCCGGGGCCGCCGTGGAGGAACACGACGGGTTTGCCGTCGGGGTTGCCGGAGGTCTCCCAGTACAGCGACTGTCCGTCGCCGACGTCGAGCATGCCGGTCTCGTATGGCTCGATCTCGGGATACGGCTCGCCCATGGTCCTGTCCTTCCTCGGTGCGCGCTCGACGCGTCACACTGGTCGTTCTAGCATGGCGTGGATCGTCCGGCTGGCGGTGCCACCACACCGTTCCCCCAGGTGTGTCAGAGCTGGTCGGCCGACACCGAGAACGTGTCGCAGGCGGCCGGACCGCCGTTGTACCCGGTCATGAACCAGCGCTGGCGCTGCTCGGCCGAACCGTGCGTCCACGCTTCCGGGTTCACCTGGCCGGTCGCCGCCTCCTGGATGCGGTCGTCGCCCACCGCGGCCGCGGCGCTCAGCGCGTCGTCGATCTCCTGCTGCGTCACGGGCTTCAGGAAGGCGACCCCCTTGGCGTCCTCGGTGTCGGACGCCGCCGCCACCCAAGCACCGGCGAAGCAGTCGGCCTGGACCTCGATGCGCACGGAGTCGGACGCCGGCCCGGTGCCGCTGCGGTCGGCGCGATCCATGACGCCGGTGAGCGCCTGGATGTGGTGACCCCACTCGTGGGCGACGACGTACATCTCCGCGAGTGGGCCACCCGAGGCGCCGAAGCGGTCGCGCAGCTCGCTGTAGAAGCTCGTGTCGATGTAGATGGTCTGGTCCGGCGGGCAGTAGAACGGGCCGGTGGCACTCGAGGCCGCACCGCATCCGGTGTTCGTCTGCTGGTCGAAGATGATGAAGTCCGCCGGTGAGGTGTAGTCGACGCCGAGTGCCGGGAGTTCCTCGGACCAGTAGTCGTCGAGAGATGAGTAGGCGCCGCCCATCCGGCAGTCGACGTTCGCGTTCGCGTCGGCGCCGGTCTGGCACTCCTCGGATAGGAGGGTCTCCTCCTGTGATCCGCCGCCGACTCCCCCGCCGCCGAGGATGCCCGAGACGTCGACGCCGAGGAACTGGGAGATGAGCGCGATGACGATGACCCCCACTGCGCCGCCACCGACGGCGATACCGGTGGTCTTGCCCCGTCGCTTGACCTTGTTCCCGCTGATGTCGGCGTTGTCGTTGAACGTCATAGGCTTTGTCGGCTGCTGCAGGAGCGGCCCATCTCCCTTGTCTTACCGGGGTTGTTGGCGTGGTTCAGTGTAGGGCGCGATAGGTCCTGATCGGGGCTCTTGCGAACTGGCTGCGGAGTGACTAGGGATCGTGCCTTCAGATGTCCTCCACTTCACCCAGTGATACATCGATTTGAAAGTACCTCGAGCTGAGCCCCAGCTGTAGCCGGCGTGTGGGCCTGGGGAGTTCAAGAGTTCGTGTTCCAACTGAACTGCAACGTTTAGTGACCGCAGCTCCCGAACCTTGTTGATCGCTCACTGAGTGAGACGGCCGAGGCGGACGACT is part of the Plantibacter sp. Leaf314 genome and encodes:
- a CDS encoding sugar transferase — encoded protein: MSAELSESAFPMTGPIATPVTLGRRRASAIRAESSPAAVTSLTQREWSKRYRRWLVLTDSAIALFAVSAAFVVRFGDEPVGPEAQQLYVLLSGLIVVVWLAFLGFTRTRDSRIIGSGVIEYKRVVNASAFAFGILAIAFLIAKVDIARGYFVLALPAGTLALLASRWMWRRWLLSRRRVGEYTARTVVVGRRDDVDYVLQQVAKQHSMSYTVVGAAITDEETAEPFSSRGRSVPVIAHVDGVAQAAANLTADAVIIAGPVDGGSDYIRRLGWDLEGTATELVLAARLTDVAGPRIHFRPVEELPLIHVEIPQFEGGHHIMKRALDVGLTSLGLLLISPVLALLALAIKLDSPGPVLFRQERVGRNGERFTMFKFRSMITDAEAALPALMAQSEGNGVLFKMKNDPRVTRVGRILRKYSLDEFPQLWNILTGDMSLVGPRPPLASEVAEYEKDVHRRLHIKPGLTGMWQVSGRSDLSWDESVRLDLYYVENWSITGDLMIMWQTVKVVLKPVGAY
- a CDS encoding glycosyltransferase, producing MRAPKRRSVAHGRQADGTLRIAMVGTRGVPAAYGGFETAVEEIGSRLAARGHDVTVFCRRTAADQPDEHLGMRLVHLPAVRKKVLETLSHTALSVLNMAVTRRHDVAFVFNAANAPFVPVIRAKGVPTAVHVDGLEWKRAKWSGSGKRYYRWAEERSVRTADALIADAAGIADYYEQQFGVPTELLTYGAKILEQPRTDLLGSGAGVEAGAFHLVVARFEPENHVDLIVEGYLASSARHPLVVVGSAPYGAEHSERIATLAASDPRVHLLGGVWDQELLDQLYAGALTYVHGHSVGGTNPSLLRAMGAGTAVIGFDSVFNQEVVGGSGTFFATTDEVARCIERAEQDEAATAAVGAALQARAAEVYRWDDIADGYEALAMRLADGATIHGTGRFARLPIDWNPKPVVHTTPTRITETTGGLA
- a CDS encoding CDP-alcohol phosphatidyltransferase family protein encodes the protein MTRITADTRSIPESYADIVARLAGAQKKRAAGAPAYSIYVNRKAGRYLAAGAYKVGLTPNLVTAISAVFTFSGIAMLLLLPLEWWSGVAVWLALAIGYAFDSADGQVARLRGGGSASGEWLDHVVDATKISTLHLAVLITAYRGFDLPSPELLLIPIGYCIVGAVSFFAMILNDQLKQAYGYPTSTAEGKSTPLRSLLVIPTDYGFLCMIFLLLGAPYLFFAAYTLMFVANAGHLLLASIKWFRDMTRLDAARVDA
- a CDS encoding adenylyltransferase/cytidyltransferase family protein, whose translation is MHERGTGRVGYAAGAFDLFHVGHLNILRHAKSACDYLIAGVVSDELLRTRKRIEPIVPLTERLEIVRHIGFVDEAVEETWDDKLQAWDALRFDIFFKGDDWRGTAEGLRLEAEFAKVGVEVVYFPYTMSTSSTALRRALAQLDEQRELDATLVQA
- a CDS encoding polysaccharide deacetylase family protein, with the protein product MTKARQALLARLTGSLPVHGSIVGVATEERTVVMTYGDGPSPDGTPGVLDALAAAGATATFFVLVGRARKHPELLHRIVAEGHELALHGDDHVRLTDFPEEVAYRRTLAAKQELEQLSGQRIEWFRPPYGAQSIETWQAVKRAGLQTVLWTATAWDVKDVGEHERVAHAVRHCHQGSILLAHDGFAGPADGVDDGPEPDVDRGALAEELLSGFAREGLVGRSLGEALRGGKAVRRARFTE
- the pip gene encoding prolyl aminopeptidase, coding for MGEPYPEIEPYETGMLDVGDGQSLYWETSGNPDGKPVVFLHGGPGGGTSPVHRRLFDPKRYRIVLVDQRGCGRSTPHASDPAADLSTNTTWHLVADLETLRKALKIKRWMVFGGSWGSTLALAYAQKHTKRVTELVLRGIFTLRDEELDWFYEGGAAAVFPDLWEGYLEPIPVEERRRLIEAYHRRLFDEDPAVHGPAAVAWSRWESSTITLLPQAETVARFTDPRFAVAFARIENHFFTNRGWFEPGQLIRDADKLAGVPGVIVQGRYDMCTPVFTAWDLHRAWPEAEFTIVPDAGHAFDEPGILSALIDATDRFAKD
- a CDS encoding neutral zinc metallopeptidase encodes the protein MTFNDNADISGNKVKRRGKTTGIAVGGGAVGVIVIALISQFLGVDVSGILGGGGVGGGSQEETLLSEECQTGADANANVDCRMGGAYSSLDDYWSEELPALGVDYTSPADFIIFDQQTNTGCGAASSATGPFYCPPDQTIYIDTSFYSELRDRFGASGGPLAEMYVVAHEWGHHIQALTGVMDRADRSGTGPASDSVRIEVQADCFAGAWVAAASDTEDAKGVAFLKPVTQQEIDDALSAAAAVGDDRIQEAATGQVNPEAWTHGSAEQRQRWFMTGYNGGPAACDTFSVSADQL